CCTATGTGTTTGACAATGCATCTTTTTGTGTTTGTTctcttacgcccgtattcttaaaccttactttagtcgtagttcgaagttcgacttggaaaagtcgtagttcgagctattacttcaaattcgattcaaaaacgatgtagtcgaagtttgcagttcgacttaatgaagtcgagcttctAGTCGAGGTTACAACGGCTGGTGCAATACGTCTAGTAAATAACCAATCAGACGATCTCACGAAGGGCGACGACCCTGGATATGCCCCTGGATTTACTGAAGCGCAAAATATAAACATTCGCCGCGATAGGCCTAGGATATCTTTTTTATGTTTCACCGTGAAATTGAAATGCCGAAAATTTCCGAATTCGAACGATGTACCTTAGTTGCCCTTGTGGAAAAATACAAGGGTACATTAGAATGCAAAGAAAATAATTTCAGAATGATAGAAAAAAAGAACGAAGGATGGAGGGCTGTTGAACAAGAATTCAACGACACAGTTGCAGGGTTATCTGAGCATCGGTCGGCAGCTCAGCTGCGAAAATGCTGGGCTAATATAAAGGCCAAAGCTAAAAAAGAGGTTGCAGTGGCAAATCGCCAAAAAAAAGCAACAGGCGGAGGTCCACCTCCAGCGGAGCCTTCGGAAGAGGCTATGAAAATTGCTGAAATTATTCCTCAGCAATTTCATTCACTTGGAAACATTTTTGACAGCGATGGTATGTTATAATTTATACTTGCATGTCctaacctagctaggctatgGCCTAGTTAGGACCTAGCTTTATTATTAGCCCGGGcgtaattgtatatattttagcttacctaggtctaggcctactgCTACAGcagtactagcctaggcctaggacaATATAATCAATACTTTAAACTTCATCATTCATCGTCACCAActattgtttaaataatgtaaCTAAACAAAGAAGGATGAATACATGTTGTATGCaagatatttacatttatttatgcaCCTTATTGTGATGTACATCCAGTCAAGGGTATTTATTCTATATGCCtacattcacattcatatatcATCCATACTGAAGTAAATAACATAAGGAAAAGCCCTGAGTACACCTCCACTTAAAAGTATACAGTACCATGTACTGTAAtcgttcacattcatatatacACATTTAAGTACACTATATAACAGCCATCCCCTGCATTGATAATTTTAGTTGACCTGTACTGTATGCCAAATATTTACATTCTGCATCTTATCACATAAAGCACAATGTTTTTGAAAGTTAATTAAGTTCTTTAAAAGCAACATCACGACGAACATTGTTAATAGATTATTAACATTACTTTTCTTTGTTTATATAGGTACAACAGTGATAATTCCCGTTGATATAGGTCAACAGAAAATTATAATAGAAGATGGGTCTATGGATGAAGAGATAACTAGCCTAGCTGGTTGCAGTACCATGCCACAAATCTCTAAGTTGACGGAacctgcaaaaaaaaagaaaaaaaatgatgaaatgataAGAGATGAGCATGTTGTCAATATGCAATTAGTTGAACAACAATTACAGAATGCCAATAATGagcatgaaaaaaaaatggagttGATGGATAAACAAATGGAGTATGCATTGATCGAGCACAACTTCAAGGTgcaattattgaaattaaaattaaggaAGGTAGAAGCAAAATTAAATGAATCATAAATTAGTCAACATACACTACAGTATTGCAATTTATAtgttctaaataataataattaagttgtaaataataataaaaacaatatattgttaatactgtactttatttaaaaaattcttaaataattaatataattataattacaaaacTAATTGAAATCATACTTTTGTGAAATCATATTACATAAGTtgtgtataaatttaattaattagtatttataattatttgcacaaaatcgatattttaaaaaacatgtttttgcaactaggcctacctaggcctatttataaatatttaaagatttaaaaatagaCTTGAActagtctagcctaggcctattcagTATTTTATGCATccttatttattctttaatattaatatatttatagattATAATATAGGAAAGCAGTTTAGTTGCAATAGAATAAACAAATTCAACCTacactacctaggcctaggctaggttaattataattttattaaagtgtattgtatttataagtAGGGTTAGTCCTACTATTCTATTTTgtatgttattaataattattagtatagTAGGCTAGTTGGCCCATATAGCCTCTACTAGTAGGCCCTCCTAGTAGtatgttatgttattaattaattattcattagtagTAACTAGGCTAGGTAGTCTGTAGTAGGCTAGTACTCTAGCTATTGTGCTTTATTTACAGGCCGAACATTTTAACCTCAATAGAGGCTAGTACACCTCTCTGAGAAtatctactactaggcctagacgtAGTCCGGACCTAAGCTATGCATATATCTATCCAGAGTAGTAGAAGGCCTTTTGAGGTAGTGTGAtgcctaggtaggctaggcctctagttAGCATGCTAGCTCTCATGACATGCAAACTGCCTCTTTTGATTACTGGTAAcgttataattgttttactgTACTTACACATAAGAATAtgatactacagtataatctatCCAAAATTTAACTTTTCACGTTGTTCATATCAAAATGTATTGCTATTAAATTACACAATGTACAGAGGAGAGTAACATGCATGTGTGCTTCGTTCGTCGTCGACTCCAACACAAGCATGATGATGGAAGAGGGAAATTATGTTACAATGTTTATGACGTACCTTGATGACGGGTGTCCTTATGTAAAATATTGGTCGATTATAGCTTGTCTGTAGACTCTACCAGCTAATGCATCCTCTACATTTTCATCACCATTAACTTCTTCATCgatttcaatatctacatcatcccGTATAAATTCTACATTTCTTATAATGGTGATGTTGTGTAGGCAAGCTACAGCAACTATGGTTGTTAGGGTTGTTTCAAGCTTTAAGcgtaaataatttaaacaattgaaTTTACGCTTCCAGTTCCCAAACAACCGCTCAACTGAATTCCTGGTTCTAATTTGGGACCGGTTGTACCTCTGTTGAGGCCTCCTATCAGGATTGATAACTGGTGTCAGGAGGTACCTCTTGCACCCATAACCAGAATCTCCAAGTAGCACACCGTTGTGTACTCGACGTTCAAATTCTTCGCAAATTAAACTATTTTCAAAAATACGAGAGTCGTGCACGGACCCTTGCCATCTAGCCACAATGTCTCTAATCATTAGACGATGGTCACCTATAACTTGGACATTTATAGAAAAATATCCCTTTCTGTTCCGAAATAGTTCGGCTTCCTGTCCACCTGGACAAGGTATCCGTACGTGCGTGCAGTCGATACATCCGATTACATTAGGGAAACCAGCAATCGCCCTAAATCCTTGTTGAACGATATCTCTGCCATCACCCGTTGGAAACACAATCCACCTTCTATTCTCCTGTGCTAAAGCTCGAGAAACTTTTGCGATTATTCTGGAAAGGGTAGGTTGCGATATGTTTTTTGCATCCCCGTGCATTAACTGAAATGTTCCAGTAGCAAAATAGCGTAGGGCTACGCAAACCTCTAACAACGGTGGTATTGTTGGGTGACCACCACCTCCTCTTGTATCCTTACGTAAATCAAGAATTCCTAACAATTCAACAATAATCTCTTTAGAAACCCGATACCTTTGGACGAATTGGGAATCGTCATAATCAAATAGGGGGTTTGAACGATCTCTTATTACTTCAATTTCACGATAATTTAAGCGATCATATCGCTGAACACGGGCGTTGAATTGCCTCGCCATggttattaaaaatggcggaTCAAAATAAAGTCCAACTTAACCAAGTTAAGTCGGACTtcaacattacaaaaaaagcCATTTATGACACGGTGTTAAAAAACCCCAATTtgcattatcaaaataaatataaaataatattgtaatgagCTAATAAAAAACTAGACATTTCATAATTCAAAATGCAACAAAAGTGATACGTTTATTCACGACaccttttttataaacatcgtttaaaaaccatttagtcgaccatttagtctgccccatccaggactaaaaaaatcgatcaaaatccgtctcgatttagtcgaggttggcctgaattagtcggcgatttagttgtagttcggtttatgaattaaaatgacgtcatttttaaagttttagctcgaactacgactaaaatccggtttaagaatacgggcgttagtcAGTTTGGAACAATaacttgtatatggccttgtcttgatatcagtttcatctatctaagtcaatgttttacagtatattccttatggccaggaatagatgtggttatgttttcacggtgcgcaatcaaaaattacgcggtctacgcacgatttaacgaaatcacgtttgtaatcatatcttcacatgCATATATCacgattaaataaaatttggtactaataaatttcaggtcatatttcatcatatgacaatacaattacgtgcgtagcgcatataacacATGCGTTcgcgcgcttaaaattgtcaaaatttattttcgacgaaattagagtacgtttcaggcaattttaagcgtttacaaaattgccatgagtgcgcagattttttgCACGCGCATTGCGCGTTAAACCTTAATATCCACTCTTTTTTtctgatttctgttttacaacatttctttaataatatcatcaagaATATCCATGTAGGGTTTCTCTTTTTAGCTCTTGGTTTTCTCCTCTTGCCACCTTTTCTGATAATCTATAAGAGTTCCTTTTCATCTAACACCTCATTTAAAGCAATTGCAGCATCCACTGTAGTATTTTTACTCTgatctacagctcactatgtcggtcggttggtcggatggttggtcggtcggttggtcggtcggtaaacactaagtaAAATTTGAACctgcgactgcagccatgtatatgacctTGTTTTTGTACTAATTGGGATATGGAAGACACTAACATTGTCTGTAGACAACTTGATTATGAAGGAAGTGTGTATACTAAAGAGTCAGGCAGTCGAACAACGGGACTTGGTGATACCTTTTCAAGgttaacgcccgtattcttaaaccggactttagtcatagttcgaagttcgacttgaaaaagtcgtagttcgagctattacttcaaattcgattcaaaaacgaagtagtcgaagtttgcagttcgacttaatgaagtcgagcttctagtcgagttgcacacgtctgggtaacaaaggctaaatattggccaatgacaagagagtatttgaggaacagacgaaattttgcgcattgatatcactttccattttcttaaaAAACCTTTTACgatataaatgaaaaataattttaatcgttaattattagaacaagatcagtattaatttaacagtcaagtacttttgattaacaacaaacaaaatcttcaaaatatatttaggaaccatggcggtacggtaactttcatattttctaggcctccaacaaagtatgatcgcgacgaaccacgcacttcatagcgtgacaagaaagcgctaggccccctaaacattccatcgcgtggtgaattgccgcatctcccattgtcgctatggcgtgacgtagtttaagacggacttgcgcgaagaaaataatgtaatttgtatacagttgtaaataaagatgattttcattattataacttataccaatgtatatttaattaagctaatataaatatagatatttcattcttcaatatctggccaatataaccacccaatgactgttacgtttttaataaacatcgtttaaaaaccatttagtcgaccatttagcctgccccctccaggactataaaaattgatcaaaatccgtcttgatttagtcgaggttggcctgatttagtcgttgatttagttgaagttcggtttatgaattaaaatgacgtcatttttttagttttagctcgaactacgactaaagtccggtttaagaatacgggcaaTAGTAACGGCTACGGATACTATTGCCAAGGAACTGAAACACATCTTTAAAATTGTTCTGAAAGATACCAGGGGTACTCTTCTTGTGATTATGTTTTAATTACCTGTTCAAGAAAGTtaatttgctgttttttgtGTTATTTGTAATGAACAATAACTTTCAATTGTCAGAGTTGACAGAGGACAATTGAAGCCTACTTTACAACGCATACACACCTATCCAAGGTGGCAAATGCacaaaagaaatgttatttAATTAACTTTACGTAAGTGCTGCATAGGCAGGGTAGAtagaaaaaatcaaaatcaaacaaatttaaaactgcttcaatataaatttattaatacGACATGCTTCGGgaatagcccatcatcaggtgaaaagaattgtaagaAAGGATAACTTGCATAAAAACAATCACTgttgattgaacgagttgtactgtgcatcagtctcgtgtctaaataaagtcacaaaattacatataaaacaaatcggctaatcaaagatgttaacataCAGAAGGAATAGTTATAAAAACACTCCAAAGCTATAGGGTACACTATAGAAATATTTTCTTATTATAAAGCAGAAAACTTAACATAAACTTCAAGTGTGAATAATTGTTAACAAATGAATGTCCTTATTCATAGGATGCTAAGTGAGAACTAAATGTACAGTATGCGGTCacaagtatttattttatgtgtagATTGTAATTTGTTCTCGTCCGTTAACTGGCAAACTTTTCTTATAGACTTCAAGGTATCAGATGACTATTcgaatgtattaaaaaaaatcatattcaGGAGCGGATCTAGGATTTTGATAAAAAGGGGACCGATATGGGAAAATAATCGtctaggtttttttttttctaaacgcCCGGAGACAGCATCTGAGGCGTTTTGACCGGTCGATTCTTGTTATATAATTATCTGAATAGGCCTATAGTGGGTTTTATAGACCATATTTAATATTcgaaactgtttttttttgcgCCAATAGcctaaagcctgtttttttCTGTCGTTGAAACGTTACGGCTAGTTGCGTTAAGTTGCGTTGAACTTTCACATCGTTAAAGTTGAAGATAAATAACGATGATCGAGTCAGACCGCGAATATTTACACAATTTTACATGATCGTTCATTACATAGTTTCTTGTATCTCTCGAGCGTTGCTGGATGGGACACGCGGAAGTATTACAAAAGCAATGCCGGCCACGCGCAGCCGGCCGGGCCGCGATTTTtgttttcgtacataagttggggacccctcatgaaacgtcacaaaataaacatgaataattcatcagttaaatttattgtttccgtgtgcacccaagcgtatagcaacaagaagtgattacacgcaCAACtaaactgcgatacgattctttttacagtaggcctaggattctaggtcaattcacgtgattgccttcgcgcactcttcttcacacacaccactatgcaaaatgtgtcgaggctaatcgacagctaggcaagacattaaactaagtagtaattggacatagcccaaagaaagcttagacccacaagaataaaaaatgtgtataatttgtgtaggcctactgtaattttttaattctgctattttattatcaaacaatatgcatgtactcaaaggaactttaaaaatgcgcgtatatgaacacatgagatgggaagattagacccacgagaataaaaaatgtatttttgtgtaatgtttattgtttaattttgatgacttattactcggactgtgtcataaCTAACACACACACCTCACACACACCATGGAGTAAACTCCATGCACACACCCACACTACTAGAATAGaaatgggtttagagactaataattaggcctaatagtattaatagaaactatagttttaacacgtaattctttagtaataaattatattaaaaacaccataaactaaaggctgattatttcgacaatccacacaaaacgtcgctattcttttatgaaatcccACGCGGCAAACACAGCGGAgattaggcctagaatcgtaccgcacttgtgtaatcacttcttgttgctatacgcttgggtgcacacggaacaagaaaatttaaccgtgtgcacccaagcgtatagcaacacgAAGTGTGATTACAcgacacaactgcgatacgattctaggcctatctccgctgtggttgcggcgtgcgatttcataaaagaatagtggcgttttgtgtggattgtcaaAATAATCAGCCTATAgtttatgatagtgtttttaatataatgtattactaaagaattacgtgttaaaattatagtttctattaatactattaagcctaattattagtctctaaagcccatgtctattctagtagtctgTGTGGGTGTGACGTAGTGTGTGTTACTGTTAGctatgacacagtccgagtaataagtgatcagcaaaattaaacaattacattatacaaaaatacattttttattctcgtggttctaatctttccatctcatgtgttcataattcaacgcgcatttttaaagttcctttgagtacatgcatattgtttgataataaaatagcagaattaaaaaattacggtacacaaattatacacattcttctagggtattgctaaactgcgCAAACTGCGCAAACActgcgcaaacaacaaaaaaagctgcgcaaacctctttcaaaacaattattattgattagaacacaactagaactatatagggagtcaatttatgagaaaaaaaaatttgaaattcctttaaatttgcctttttttgggtaaaaaacttcaatttttggaaaaattactgatttcacagcgcaaacaacaacaaaaagctgtgcaaacctccttcaaaccaattaatatttattagaacacaactagaactatatagggagacaatttatggtaaaacaaatttgaaattcctttaagtttgccttttttttgggtgaaaaacttcaatttttgggaaaattactgatttcactgtgcaaacaacaaaaaaagctgcgcaaacctccttcaaaacaattaatattgatagaacacaactagaactatatagggagacaatttatggtaaaaaaaaattgaaattcctttaagtttgcctttttttgggtgaaaaacttcaatttttgggaaaattactgatttcacagcgcaaacaacaaaaaaagctgcgctcaaacctcctttaaatcaattaatattgattaaaacacaactagaactatatagggagacaatttatgggggaaaaatttgaaatttgcgcaggtttttttgttgtttgcgctgtgaaatcagtaattttctaaaaaattgaagttttaaccaaaaaaaaggaaaacataaaggaatttcaaattttgtccccataaattgtctccacatagttctagttgtgttctaataaatattaattggtttgaaggaggtttgcgcagctttttttgttgtttgcgctgtgaaatcagtaattttcccaaaaattgaagtttttcacccaaaaaatggcaaacttaaagaaatttcaaattttttttctcataaattgtctccctatatagttctagttgtgttctaatcaataataattgttttgaaggaggtttgcgcagctttttgttgtttgcgcagTGTTTGCGCAGTTTGcgcagtttagcaatacccatTCTTCTATGGCCTATGTCTAATTACTACTTAGTtgaatgtcttgcctagctgtcgaatagcctcgacacattttgcataggtTGGtgtttgtgtgaagaagagtgcgcgaaggcaatcacatgaattgacttagaatcctaggcctagaaagaatcgtatcgcagttgtaatcacttgttgctatacgcttgggtacACACGGAAccaaaaatttaactgatgaattattcatgtttattttgtgacgtttcatgagggggtccccaacttatgtacgaaaaaaaaaatcgcagccCGGCcgcattttttattttcgtaagttgttccgtgtgcacccaagcgtatagcaacaagtgattattacaactgcgatacgattcttccTAGGCCTAtgattcacgtgattgccttggCGTACTCTTCACACACACACTAccaccatggaactataatatattatagttccatgctaccactatgcaaaatgtgacgagactaatcgacagctaggcaagacacaTTCAACTAACTAGTATTGGTCATTAGCCCAAATAAAGTTTAGACACAcgagaataaagaatgtgtataattttgtgtactgtaattttttaattctgttattttattatcaaacaatatgcatgtactcaaaggaactttaaaaatgcgcgtatatgaacacgagaataaattttgtgtaatgtaattgtttaattttgctgacttattactcggagtacctaacacacacacccacacagactactagaatagacacgagctttagagactaataattaggcctaatagtattaatagaaactataattttaacacgtaattctttagtaatagattctattaaaaaaaaacaaaaaaactaaagacagattatttcgacaatccacacaaaacgccgctattctcttatgaaatcgcacgccgcaaacACAGTGGAGAAtcgcctactaggcctagaatcgtatcgcagttgttcttgttgctatacgcttgggtgcacacggagcaagaaaatttaactgatgaattattcatgtttattttgtgacgtttcatgagggggtccccaacttatgtacgaaaaaaaaaatcgcggccgggCCTGCGTGAAAATTGAAAAGATGTGTTTATGCaagggtgtgtagaaagcgatgACCTcaaattggacgaccccaaccaGGGGCGGATCTAGAATTTTGATAAAGAGGGGGCCGATATGGGAAAAATAATCGTCTAGACGTCCGGAGATAGCATCTGAGGCGTTTTGGCCAGTCGATTCTTGTCATATAATTATCTGAATATAGTGGGTTTTATAGACCATAATAGCCTATACggaactgttttttttttgcgcctaaagcctgttttcccgTCGCGAATTTTTACACAATTTTTACGCGATCGTTAATGGTTTCTTGGTTCTTTCAACGTTGCTGGGACACATTGACGTGAAGTTTTGCAAAGCCAAGGCCGGTCACGCGCAGCCGGGACcgtgtgaaaattgaaaaagttacggGTTTTGATGCTTCAACCCAGCCGGCTTAGGACATGTTTTcgctgatatcttaatctagtttttacactaaagacaaacattaaattgaattgttttaatattaaaatttagttttacttacacttgttattttgaaatatcagacCTTAAAATAGTACAAAAAACATCGTCACGTTGTAAAAAATCAAGAATTATCAGCGCGTACGtattttttcacaaacaatGATGACGTAATTTATGAACTATTTGATTTTTTACCGATCGTAACGTTGAAGTTGAAGTCAGTtcaaccatggattaaagaatagaaggatatgcatcgacggtgacatcaaacgattttacaacgcgcttgcctatactaaagcactgctgccaatcaaacaaacacgctcattgaactccgtgtctctaacctcggccctctgtaaaacgctgcgaatcaactgttacattttttcagaccaaaacgtaaccatgtagaaatcgtatgcgcagtctgaatgttctattgacatgtctgcatcgatgattaattgacaaaaaaaatatattgctgaataattctgttttagtttcatcacaatcggactatgaaaagttcactttcttacgactggtaattttaagtagttggtaatacagtattaataaaatatgcaatttttatatttgaattatcattatttgcctgccatcttctgtcattaaaaattgcgttaatctatagaatattaaattatgcatttgaccatgtatgttgttagcgtggccggtgttcacacatacaacaatcgtgtttttaatatatggctaagcagtggtttcttcataaatctccttaattatcgatgtgattatatttaaattgtagtgcctggtgattggctagtggttatgtcatccacatcacatccaatcaccgggtctaattgaatgaaaacagcgatccctgatccaggattggctggctatgtatagttgcgattcgttacctagcggtcgttttgaaaagtacacgcagggcaaacttaatcacgaacaaacgaagtacctattattattcacacaagaagtaagacaacggtgagtatatagatcatgattaGGCATACACGTTGTATCTACTACActtaagattagcctaggcctacctaggcagtatcaatgtcggcaaatcatatggtttactagtaagcctagaaggcctaggcctagtatccttgctgattttgtaattttacatgtaggctgagacaacaaatagttattgtctcagatgtagggctactacaggtcataaaatgctactttaatgtcataaaaacattagcgtagatcaatcacgacagaaacctatactaattacaattatCCCAGCAAACACATAACGTTATGACAACATTCGCGAACGTTATTGTTTGGTTTTCGATAATAACGTTACAAAAGTACATTGTCACAACGTCATTAAAACGTTACATAATGTGAATAAAATTACGTTAATACAAAAACGTTTTCACAACGTTTTATTTACGTAATTGAGAAACGTTTGATTATTGTTGTATAGTAACGTAACATATTCACGTTTTAATAACGTTTACATGTGACAATTATATTACGTTCAGACCTAACGTTTGAAAAATACGTTATAAAAAcgtaaaatacaaactataaaataacGTTAACttaagatgtaataataatgttataaaaacgtattataataacgTAGTTTTTATGTTATTCATTAACGTAACATTTTGACGTCTTGATAACGTaccaatataacatttatacaacgtTCAAGAGAAACGTTCAGAAATACGTTATACGAAcgtaaaatacaaactataaactaacgttaatttaagatgtaataataatgttataaaaacgtattataataacgTAGTTTATATGTTATTCATTAACGTAACATTTTTACGTCTTGATAACGtatcaatataacatttatacaacgtTCTAGACAAACGTTCAGAAATACGTTATACGAAcgtaaaatacaaactataatctaacgttaatttaagatgtaataataatgttataaaaacgtattataataacgTAGTTGATATGTTATTCATTAACGTAACATTTTTACGTCTTGATAACGTaccaatataacatttatacaacgtTCAAGACAAACGTTCAGAAATACGTTATACGAAcgtaaaatacaaactataaacTAACGTTAACttaagatgtaataataatgttataaaaacgtattataataacaTAGTTTAT
This is a stretch of genomic DNA from Antedon mediterranea chromosome 3, ecAntMedi1.1, whole genome shotgun sequence. It encodes these proteins:
- the LOC140044244 gene encoding putative nuclease HARBI1, with product MARQFNARVQRYDRLNYREIEVIRDRSNPLFDYDDSQFVQRYRVSKEIIVELLGILDLRKDTRGGGGHPTIPPLLEVCVALRYFATGTFQLMHGDAKNISQPTLSRIIAKVSRALAQENRRWIVFPTGDGRDIVQQGFRAIAGFPNVIGCIDCTHVRIPCPGGQEAELFRNRKGYFSINVQVIGDHRLMIRDIVARWQGSVHDSRIFENSLICEEFERRVHNGVLLGDSGYGCKRYLLTPVINPDRRPQQRYNRSQIRTRNSVERLFGNWKRKFNCLNYLRLKLETTLTTIVAVACLHNITIIRNVEFIRDDVDIEIDEEVNGDENVEDALAGRVYRQAIIDQYFT